One Dokdonia sp. Dokd-P16 genomic window carries:
- a CDS encoding aromatic amino acid hydroxylase, which yields MEIPVTSNPLLDRLPKHLGQYIKAQDYDQYTPINQAVWRYVMRKNVAHLSQVAHESYMSGLKKTGISIDNIPSMYGMNRILKEIGWAAVAVDGFIPPNAFMEFQAYKVLVIASDIRQLENIEYTPAPDIIHEGAGHAPIIASPDYAEYLRRFGEIGARAISNAHDMDMYEAVRKLSILKEAEGIAQEDIDAAEDEVNRLQQMTVEPSEIALIRNLHWWTVEYGLIGTLEDPKLYGAGLLSSLGESKHCLTDAVKKLPYSIDAAYQEFDITQMQPQLFVTPDFGYLMEVLEEFAETMALRRGGWRGVQKLIDCKQLGSIELNTGLQVSGNFSNMIQDEDNRVVYFETHGPSALSYRGKELIGLGTDHFRKGFSSPLGKLKRSSMAIENMSPRDLKAFEIYEGGINSFEFESGITVTGMITTGTRSVDGTLLVVHFDGCEVSYKGDKLISRKNGPFDMVIGSSVVSAFAGAADHHSFDVKSNVSSTATIHNELSEEDKKLNEYYKEVRDQREENVTQETALLTIFKTVKEQYPTDWLLSLEIFELTRNKEVLAHLESLMVSRANIAHLIKDGLSLVMEDNGVIQ from the coding sequence ATGGAAATACCAGTTACATCAAACCCGTTATTAGATCGTCTGCCTAAGCATTTAGGACAATATATCAAGGCGCAAGATTATGACCAATACACACCTATCAACCAGGCGGTGTGGAGATATGTGATGCGCAAAAATGTAGCTCATTTAAGTCAGGTGGCTCATGAAAGCTATATGTCTGGTCTTAAAAAGACAGGGATTTCTATAGATAATATCCCATCTATGTACGGGATGAATCGTATTCTTAAAGAAATAGGATGGGCTGCCGTTGCGGTAGATGGTTTTATCCCGCCTAATGCTTTTATGGAATTTCAAGCATATAAAGTGCTTGTGATTGCAAGTGACATACGCCAACTAGAAAATATAGAATACACACCTGCACCAGATATTATTCATGAAGGTGCTGGTCATGCTCCTATTATTGCAAGTCCAGATTATGCAGAGTACCTGCGCAGATTTGGAGAAATAGGTGCTCGTGCCATATCAAATGCACATGATATGGATATGTATGAAGCAGTGCGCAAGCTCTCTATTTTAAAAGAAGCCGAAGGTATTGCTCAAGAAGATATAGACGCTGCCGAAGATGAGGTAAACCGCCTGCAGCAAATGACGGTAGAACCATCTGAAATTGCACTTATAAGAAACCTTCACTGGTGGACCGTAGAGTATGGGCTTATAGGAACACTAGAAGATCCTAAATTATATGGCGCAGGCTTATTATCATCTCTAGGTGAGAGTAAACACTGCCTTACAGATGCTGTAAAGAAACTACCTTATAGCATAGATGCTGCTTATCAAGAATTTGATATCACACAAATGCAACCTCAGCTATTTGTTACTCCAGATTTTGGGTACTTAATGGAAGTACTAGAAGAATTTGCAGAGACCATGGCACTTAGACGTGGTGGATGGAGAGGTGTTCAAAAACTTATAGACTGCAAGCAACTAGGCTCTATCGAGCTTAATACTGGGCTGCAGGTAAGTGGGAATTTTAGCAACATGATTCAAGATGAAGACAACCGCGTTGTTTATTTTGAAACTCATGGTCCCAGTGCGCTTTCTTACAGAGGCAAGGAACTTATAGGTCTAGGAACAGATCATTTTAGAAAAGGATTCTCTTCTCCTCTAGGGAAACTCAAGCGTAGCTCTATGGCTATCGAAAATATGAGCCCGAGAGACCTTAAGGCATTTGAAATTTACGAAGGCGGCATTAACTCTTTTGAGTTTGAAAGTGGCATTACTGTAACAGGAATGATTACCACCGGAACTCGTAGTGTAGACGGAACCTTGCTCGTAGTTCACTTTGATGGATGCGAGGTATCCTACAAAGGTGATAAGCTTATCTCACGCAAGAACGGACCTTTTGATATGGTAATAGGTAGCTCTGTAGTTTCTGCTTTTGCAGGAGCGGCAGATCATCACTCCTTTGACGTAAAAAGTAATGTGAGCAGCACAGCAACCATTCACAACGAACTATCTGAAGAGGATAAAAAACTTAACGAATATTACAAGGAAGTAAGAGACCAGAGAGAAGAAAACGTAACGCAAGAAACTGCATTACTTACTATATTCAAAACGGTAAAAGAACAATATCCTACAGACTGGCTTCTGTCACTTGAGATATTTGAGCTTACGCGAAATAAGGAAGTGCTAGCACACCTAGAATCTCTCATGGTTTCTAGAGCAAATATTGCACATCTTATAAAAGATGGACTAAGTTTAGTAATGGAAGATAATGGGGTTATTCAGTAG
- a CDS encoding MerR family transcriptional regulator: MYIDLPEKLYYTIGEVSKAFDVNASLIRFWEKEFDVIAPKKNAKGTRRFTPEDIKNLELIYHLVKERGFTLEGAKTHLKEGKKEILSNFDIIRKLEAVKAQLLEIKSNL; encoded by the coding sequence ATGTATATAGATCTTCCAGAAAAACTATACTATACTATAGGAGAAGTCTCAAAAGCATTTGATGTAAATGCATCTTTGATACGCTTCTGGGAGAAAGAGTTTGATGTGATCGCTCCAAAAAAAAATGCTAAGGGAACAAGGAGATTTACTCCAGAAGACATTAAAAATCTGGAGCTTATTTATCATCTAGTAAAAGAACGTGGCTTTACACTTGAAGGTGCAAAAACACACCTCAAAGAAGGTAAAAAGGAAATTTTATCAAATTTTGATATTATAAGAAAACTAGAAGCTGTAAAAGCACAACTACTAGAGATTAAGTCTAATCTCTAA
- a CDS encoding rhodanese-like domain-containing protein — protein sequence MGLFSSFFGKKQRKLDDFFSRDAVIIDVRSKAEYDNGAIPGSKHIPLQSIDANAAKIKSWNAPIICVCASGARSASATAILKSKGIEAMNGGGWLSLYKKMNT from the coding sequence ATGGGGTTATTCAGTAGTTTTTTCGGTAAGAAACAGCGAAAACTTGACGACTTCTTTAGTAGAGATGCTGTTATCATAGACGTGCGATCAAAAGCCGAATATGATAACGGCGCTATTCCAGGCTCTAAACACATACCACTACAATCCATAGATGCCAATGCCGCAAAAATCAAGAGTTGGAATGCACCTATAATATGCGTTTGCGCGAGCGGAGCACGAAGTGCCTCTGCTACTGCAATTTTAAAAAGCAAAGGGATTGAAGCTATGAATGGTGGTGGATGGCTTTCACTCTATAAGAAAATGAACACTTAA
- a CDS encoding enoyl-CoA hydratase/isomerase family protein, which produces MTQPYVKTLKANGIATITFFHPSHNSMPSTVLSDLENAIQHSGDDADVKVIVLQSGGERTFCAGASFDELKGIENNVEGKEFFMGFARVILAMRSCPKIIIGRIQGKAVGGGVGLAAATDYCYATKHASIKLSELTIGIGPFVIAPAVERKMGLNALSDLTLNATEFYSPEWAKEKGLYAALFETSILMDEAVQALASKLASYNPEAVAAMKKALWEGTDHWPTLLEERAEMSGTLVLSKFTKDTLGAL; this is translated from the coding sequence ATGACACAACCTTACGTAAAGACATTAAAAGCAAACGGAATCGCTACCATTACATTCTTTCATCCATCGCACAATAGTATGCCTAGCACTGTGTTATCAGATCTAGAAAATGCTATCCAACATAGTGGGGATGATGCAGATGTAAAGGTAATTGTATTGCAAAGTGGAGGAGAACGCACTTTTTGTGCTGGTGCTAGCTTTGATGAGCTTAAAGGGATTGAAAATAATGTAGAAGGAAAAGAATTCTTTATGGGGTTTGCACGCGTCATACTTGCGATGCGCTCTTGTCCTAAAATAATCATTGGTCGCATTCAAGGTAAAGCTGTAGGTGGTGGCGTAGGCCTTGCCGCTGCAACAGATTATTGCTACGCTACTAAGCATGCAAGTATAAAATTAAGCGAACTCACCATAGGTATAGGGCCTTTTGTTATTGCCCCTGCTGTTGAGCGTAAGATGGGGTTAAATGCACTAAGCGACTTGACACTTAATGCAACAGAATTTTATAGCCCAGAATGGGCAAAAGAAAAAGGTCTCTATGCAGCACTTTTTGAAACCTCTATTTTAATGGATGAAGCGGTACAAGCATTAGCTTCAAAACTTGCTTCTTATAATCCAGAAGCGGTAGCCGCTATGAAAAAAGCATTATGGGAAGGTACAGATCACTGGCCAACACTTTTAGAAGAACGTGCCGAGATGAGTGGTACTTTAGTGCTGAGTAAGTTTACAAAAGACACACTGGGAGCGTTGTAA
- a CDS encoding GSCFA domain-containing protein, with the protein MIKLQTQLPLAASSTPFGYDDKLLLLGSCFSENIGDKLDYYKFQSVTNPFGIIFNPIALERLIQDAIENKTYTEEDVFELDGVWKSYYAHSDKNALSRLGAVIHLQEAQQLLRTQLKSASHLFITLGAAWVYRHLERDEVVANCHKVPQKEFAKELLTIDDIVQSLSRIVKLVRNFNPDIYITFTVSPVRHIKDGFIENTRSKSHLISAIHELVDKNVVSYFPSYEIMMDELRDYRFYGSDMIHPSAQAVDYIWERFVEIYAFAKAQQTMKQVSKVQQGLTHKPFNAEGEQHQKFLAKLDSQKEELLQEFPWMRF; encoded by the coding sequence ATGATAAAATTACAGACTCAGTTGCCACTTGCTGCATCATCTACACCGTTTGGGTATGATGATAAGCTGCTGCTGTTGGGTTCTTGTTTTTCAGAAAACATAGGAGATAAACTAGATTACTATAAATTTCAATCGGTTACAAATCCATTTGGGATTATATTTAATCCTATAGCACTTGAGCGCCTTATACAAGACGCGATTGAAAACAAAACATACACAGAAGAAGATGTTTTTGAACTTGATGGTGTCTGGAAGTCATACTACGCGCATAGCGATAAAAATGCTTTGAGTAGACTAGGAGCTGTAATACATCTTCAAGAAGCACAGCAATTACTTAGGACGCAATTAAAAAGTGCATCACATCTCTTTATCACATTAGGTGCTGCTTGGGTTTATAGACATCTTGAACGAGATGAGGTGGTGGCTAACTGTCATAAGGTTCCACAAAAAGAATTTGCAAAAGAGCTCTTGACTATAGATGATATTGTACAAAGCTTATCTCGCATAGTAAAGCTTGTACGTAACTTCAATCCTGATATTTACATCACTTTTACTGTATCTCCCGTACGTCACATAAAAGATGGATTTATAGAAAATACACGAAGTAAATCTCATTTGATTTCTGCCATTCATGAGTTGGTAGATAAGAATGTTGTTTCTTACTTCCCGTCTTATGAGATTATGATGGATGAGTTAAGAGATTATCGCTTTTATGGCTCAGATATGATTCATCCTTCAGCACAGGCGGTAGATTATATTTGGGAACGATTTGTTGAAATATACGCTTTCGCGAAAGCGCAACAAACCATGAAGCAAGTCTCAAAAGTACAACAAGGACTTACCCATAAACCCTTTAATGCCGAAGGAGAACAGCATCAAAAATTCTTGGCAAAGTTAGACAGTCAAAAAGAAGAGTTACTTCAAGAATTTCCTTGGATGAGATTTTAA
- a CDS encoding dodecin family protein has protein sequence MAVLKVIEVLASSEKSWENAAENALKHASKSIKNIKSLYVNEQNCVVGDDGKIKEYRMNCKITFEVK, from the coding sequence ATGGCAGTATTAAAAGTTATAGAAGTATTAGCAAGTTCTGAGAAAAGCTGGGAAAATGCAGCAGAAAACGCACTTAAACACGCTAGCAAGTCAATAAAGAACATCAAATCTCTTTATGTAAACGAGCAAAACTGTGTAGTAGGTGATGATGGAAAAATAAAAGAATACCGCATGAACTGTAAGATTACTTTTGAAGTAAAGTAA
- a CDS encoding DUF4136 domain-containing protein — translation MKALRLLPLLGAVLLLASCSTVRVASDYDKETNFNEYKTFAFYKPGIDKAEISDLDKKRVLRAIESEMIAKGFTKSENPTVLVSIFTKAKERIDVYQNNFGFRGGWGGFWGPWGGPWGWNGGFNNNSVARSTQGTLYIDLIDANKNQLIWQGQGTAPLVTGDVDKREERINLIVQEILGVYPPQVAGN, via the coding sequence ATGAAAGCACTTAGACTTTTACCATTGCTAGGAGCCGTACTCTTACTGGCTTCATGTAGCACTGTGCGCGTAGCATCTGACTACGACAAAGAAACAAACTTTAACGAGTACAAAACGTTTGCTTTTTACAAACCAGGAATAGACAAAGCAGAGATTTCTGATCTAGATAAAAAACGTGTACTCCGCGCTATTGAATCTGAGATGATAGCAAAAGGTTTTACAAAATCTGAAAATCCTACAGTGCTTGTAAGCATTTTTACAAAAGCTAAAGAACGTATTGATGTGTATCAAAATAACTTTGGCTTCCGTGGAGGCTGGGGAGGTTTCTGGGGACCATGGGGAGGCCCTTGGGGCTGGAATGGCGGATTTAATAACAACTCCGTTGCAAGATCTACTCAGGGTACTTTATACATTGACTTAATTGATGCGAATAAAAATCAGCTTATCTGGCAAGGTCAAGGTACAGCACCACTAGTGACTGGCGATGTAGATAAGCGTGAAGAACGTATTAACCTAATCGTTCAAGAAATTTTAGGTGTATATCCTCCACAAGTAGCAGGAAATTAA
- a CDS encoding TPM domain-containing protein: MASTVEDFLSKSDEQAIVEAIRQSETRTSGEIRVHLEHHSNKVDALIRAQELFHLLKMDNTKEENGVLIYVAVDDHKLAICGDAGINMVVPPDFWESTKDAMIAQFTNGNFRDGLIEGVQSAGEKLAAFFPWKHGDKNELPDEISTS; the protein is encoded by the coding sequence ATGGCATCTACGGTAGAAGACTTTTTAAGTAAAAGCGACGAGCAAGCCATTGTTGAGGCTATTAGACAGTCTGAGACTCGTACTTCGGGAGAAATTCGTGTGCACTTAGAGCATCACTCTAACAAAGTAGATGCACTCATACGTGCTCAAGAATTATTTCATTTACTTAAAATGGATAATACTAAGGAAGAAAATGGAGTCCTTATTTATGTTGCTGTAGATGATCATAAACTCGCTATTTGCGGTGATGCTGGCATCAACATGGTAGTCCCACCAGATTTCTGGGAGTCTACTAAGGATGCTATGATTGCTCAATTTACTAATGGAAACTTCCGCGATGGTCTCATTGAAGGAGTACAATCTGCTGGTGAGAAACTAGCTGCATTTTTCCCATGGAAGCATGGTGATAAAAATGAACTCCCTGACGAAATAAGTACCTCTTAA
- a CDS encoding TPM domain-containing protein gives MQEKNNFFGSRFRESVLFSLLLLVLSFPAFGQFNIPEKPTKANPDAVYDYIGLLSAGQKSALENKLIKYSDSTSTQIVIAIIATSNGEGLDMVGAKWGQQWGIGQADEDNGILIILAKDDRKVDINTGYGIESIISDRDAEQIINRIMIPQFKQGNFYAGLDQSADAIFDGLQGNFKGTRQGNDGFPIQGILMFIFFIVILIIISRNNHRGGGRNGGKRSVGGSLLDVIILSNMGRGGFGGGGSFGGGGSFGGGGGFGGGFGGGGFGGGGASGGW, from the coding sequence ATGCAAGAAAAAAATAATTTTTTTGGTTCACGCTTTCGCGAAAGCGTACTCTTCTCTCTACTTTTATTAGTACTGAGCTTTCCTGCATTTGGTCAATTTAATATTCCTGAAAAACCAACAAAGGCAAATCCGGACGCAGTTTATGATTACATAGGCTTACTATCTGCAGGACAAAAGAGTGCTCTAGAAAACAAGCTTATTAAATACAGTGATAGTACCTCAACACAAATTGTGATTGCTATTATCGCTACTTCTAATGGAGAAGGACTTGATATGGTAGGCGCAAAGTGGGGACAGCAATGGGGAATAGGCCAGGCAGATGAAGATAACGGTATCCTAATAATTCTTGCAAAAGATGATCGCAAGGTAGATATCAATACGGGTTATGGAATAGAAAGCATCATTTCTGATCGCGATGCAGAGCAAATCATAAATAGAATAATGATTCCTCAGTTTAAACAAGGGAATTTTTATGCTGGACTTGATCAAAGCGCAGATGCCATCTTTGACGGCTTGCAAGGAAACTTTAAAGGAACAAGACAAGGCAACGATGGATTTCCCATACAAGGGATTCTCATGTTTATCTTTTTTATCGTTATTCTCATTATCATAAGTCGCAACAATCATCGCGGTGGCGGTCGTAATGGCGGTAAGCGCAGTGTAGGCGGCTCACTACTGGATGTTATCATACTCAGCAATATGGGACGTGGTGGCTTTGGTGGTGGTGGCTCTTTTGGCGGTGGTGGAAGCTTCGGTGGAGGCGGTGGTTTTGGAGGAGGCTTTGGAGGCGGTGGCTTTGGAGGTGGTGGTGCTTCGGGAGGATGGTAA
- a CDS encoding LemA family protein, protein MKKGLIALIAIVAILVIGGLWLARTNNNLVPLDEEVSAQWGNVESSYQRRADLIPNIVNTAKGYAEFEQSTLIGVIEARSKATSINIDPSNITPAQLRQFQEAQSGLTSALSRLLAVFERYPDLKANENFKELINELERTENRINVERNRFNEKAKILNSEIRMFPTNLAAGILGFENRAYFEADAGSENAPEVEFDFGTK, encoded by the coding sequence ATGAAAAAAGGACTTATCGCTCTTATCGCCATTGTTGCTATACTAGTAATAGGAGGCTTATGGCTTGCTCGCACAAATAATAATCTCGTTCCTCTAGATGAAGAGGTAAGTGCACAATGGGGTAACGTGGAGAGCTCTTACCAACGTCGTGCAGACTTAATCCCAAATATTGTAAATACAGCCAAAGGATATGCAGAGTTTGAGCAATCTACTCTTATAGGGGTTATAGAAGCACGTAGCAAAGCTACCTCAATAAATATTGATCCTTCAAACATTACACCAGCACAACTTAGACAGTTTCAAGAAGCTCAGTCAGGCCTTACCTCTGCGCTATCTCGACTATTAGCTGTTTTTGAACGCTACCCAGATCTTAAAGCAAATGAAAACTTCAAGGAGCTAATCAATGAGCTGGAACGTACAGAAAACCGTATCAATGTGGAGCGTAATCGCTTTAATGAAAAGGCAAAAATCTTAAACTCTGAGATACGCATGTTTCCTACTAACCTAGCTGCAGGAATTTTAGGTTTTGAAAACCGCGCATACTTTGAGGCAGATGCAGGATCAGAAAATGCTCCAGAAGTAGAATTTGATTTTGGCACAAAATAA
- a CDS encoding M23 family metallopeptidase → MSKVKYYYDSETLSYRKVERKKGRTFGAALIFIAATALMGLLITIAVFNSGVDTPKERKLERELANMSLQFEIQEKKLDQIERVLANVEERDNNVYRVLFEASPIPDEVRQAGFGGVNRYKDLEGFDNSSMITGSAKRIDQITKRLVIQSKSLDEIAKLAEEKEALLKTIPAIQPVQNKDLSRVASGYGMRVHPILKYRKMHNGMDFTAPPGTPIYATGDGKVTKVGLGSGYGKMVIIEHGFGYKTYYAHMSKYKATVGQNVKRGEIIGYVGNTGLSSGPHLHYEVWKNGTVVNPVNFYHNDLTPEEYDLMLTASSIENQSLD, encoded by the coding sequence ATGTCTAAGGTAAAATATTACTACGATAGTGAGACACTATCCTACCGAAAAGTAGAGAGAAAAAAGGGACGCACCTTTGGCGCAGCATTGATATTCATTGCAGCAACCGCTCTTATGGGACTTCTTATAACGATTGCTGTGTTTAACTCTGGTGTCGACACTCCTAAGGAACGAAAACTAGAACGTGAGCTGGCAAATATGTCTTTACAGTTTGAGATTCAAGAAAAGAAACTTGACCAGATAGAACGCGTACTTGCAAATGTAGAAGAGCGAGATAATAATGTATATCGTGTATTATTTGAGGCTAGCCCTATTCCAGATGAGGTAAGACAAGCAGGTTTTGGAGGTGTAAATCGTTACAAAGACTTAGAAGGATTTGATAATTCTTCTATGATTACAGGAAGTGCGAAACGTATTGATCAGATCACAAAACGACTTGTAATCCAGTCAAAGTCTCTAGACGAAATTGCAAAACTAGCCGAAGAGAAGGAAGCGTTACTCAAAACTATACCAGCTATACAACCGGTTCAAAACAAAGACCTCTCTAGAGTAGCCTCTGGCTACGGAATGCGAGTGCACCCTATTTTAAAATACCGTAAAATGCATAATGGGATGGACTTTACAGCTCCTCCTGGTACGCCAATTTATGCCACTGGTGATGGAAAAGTCACTAAAGTAGGCCTAGGAAGTGGCTATGGTAAAATGGTAATTATAGAGCATGGTTTTGGCTATAAAACGTATTATGCGCACATGAGTAAGTACAAAGCTACCGTGGGGCAAAACGTAAAACGTGGTGAGATTATAGGATATGTAGGTAATACTGGACTCTCTTCTGGTCCCCACCTGCACTATGAAGTGTGGAAAAACGGCACCGTAGTTAATCCTGTAAACTTTTACCATAATGATCTTACTCCAGAGGAATATGACCTTATGCTCACTGCGTCATCTATAGAAAATCAATCACTCGATTAA
- the alaS gene encoding alanine--tRNA ligase, giving the protein MKSQEVRKQFLDFFESKKHTIVPSAPMVLKDDPTLMFTNAGMVPFKEYFLGNATPKNARLSDTQKCLRVSGKHNDLEEVGKDTYHHTMFEMLGNWSFGDYFKEEAIAWAWEFLTEVVKIDKDSLYVSVFEGDKEDGLDRDQEAFDIWKQRIDEDRIIDGNKKDNFWEMGAQGPCGPCSEIHVDIRSAEEKAKVDGKTLINMDHPHVVEIWNLVFMQYNRLADGSLVKLPNQHVDTGMGFERLCMVLQGVQSNYDTDVFTPLMSEIETITNSKCGNDEEIDIAVRVIADHVRAVSFSIADGQLPSNTGAGYVIRRILRRAIRYGFTFLDTKEPFIYKLVATLVEQMGDAFPELKSQKNLMTNVIREEEASFLRTLDKGLLLLDNVIAETKGDIVSGDKAFELYDTYGFPIDLTALILSEKNLKLDEKGFEAALKEQKDRSRAATKVETDDWNILHEDAEEEFVGYDTLETPVKITRYRKTESKKDGELYQLVFNLTPFYPEGGGQVGDKGYLETPNGEVVYIIDTKKENNLIIHLAKNLPRSTDGTFKAVVDAKQRSRTAANHTATHLLHQGLRKVLGTHVEQKGSMVHSGNLRFDFAHFSKVSKEELKEVEDFVNARIRENLSLEEQRGIPYDQAVQEGAIALFGEKYGDAVRTIRFGKSMELCGGTHVPSTGEIWHCKITSEGAVASGIRRIEAITSDAAKDYFTSETEAYNNVKATLKNAQDPVKAITSLLDENTALKKQVEALIKEKAQHLSGDLAKEFTDVDGVDFLAKKVDLDAGGIKDLAFKLGENKDNVFILFGTEQDGKALLSCYISKELVASKKLNAGTVVRELGKHIQGGGGGQPFFATAGGKNPAGIDAAIAEVKNYLV; this is encoded by the coding sequence ATGAAATCTCAAGAGGTACGTAAACAGTTTTTAGACTTTTTTGAATCCAAAAAACATACCATAGTGCCCTCTGCACCAATGGTTTTAAAGGACGACCCTACATTAATGTTTACAAACGCGGGAATGGTGCCTTTTAAAGAATATTTTCTAGGAAATGCCACGCCAAAAAATGCTAGGCTGTCAGATACTCAAAAATGTTTGCGTGTTTCAGGGAAGCATAATGACCTGGAGGAGGTAGGAAAAGATACCTATCATCACACGATGTTTGAGATGCTGGGTAACTGGTCTTTTGGAGATTATTTTAAAGAAGAGGCGATTGCTTGGGCTTGGGAATTCTTAACGGAAGTAGTGAAGATTGATAAGGACAGTCTTTATGTGAGTGTGTTTGAAGGAGACAAGGAAGATGGATTAGATAGAGATCAAGAAGCTTTTGATATCTGGAAACAGCGTATTGATGAGGATAGAATCATCGATGGAAATAAAAAAGATAACTTCTGGGAAATGGGAGCGCAAGGACCTTGCGGACCATGTTCAGAAATACATGTAGACATAAGATCTGCCGAAGAAAAAGCAAAAGTAGACGGGAAGACCCTCATCAATATGGACCATCCACATGTTGTGGAAATCTGGAACCTTGTGTTCATGCAGTACAATCGTCTTGCAGATGGATCGCTTGTAAAGCTTCCTAATCAGCACGTGGATACTGGAATGGGTTTTGAGCGTTTATGTATGGTGCTTCAAGGAGTGCAGTCTAATTATGACACAGACGTTTTTACTCCATTAATGAGTGAGATAGAAACCATCACAAACTCAAAGTGCGGTAATGACGAAGAAATAGATATTGCAGTACGAGTAATCGCAGATCACGTAAGAGCTGTATCATTCTCTATAGCAGATGGGCAGTTGCCTTCAAATACTGGAGCTGGTTATGTAATACGAAGAATCTTACGTCGTGCAATTCGTTATGGGTTTACCTTCCTTGACACTAAGGAACCATTTATCTACAAGCTTGTAGCAACACTTGTAGAACAAATGGGTGATGCTTTTCCAGAGCTTAAATCACAGAAGAATCTAATGACAAATGTGATACGTGAGGAAGAGGCTTCTTTTTTACGCACGCTAGATAAAGGGTTACTATTACTTGATAATGTAATTGCTGAGACTAAGGGTGATATTGTTTCTGGAGATAAAGCTTTTGAGCTTTATGATACCTACGGATTCCCAATAGATCTTACAGCACTTATACTTAGTGAGAAAAACTTAAAGCTTGATGAGAAAGGTTTTGAAGCTGCTCTTAAAGAGCAAAAAGACCGTTCTCGTGCAGCAACAAAAGTCGAGACAGACGATTGGAATATCTTACACGAAGATGCTGAAGAAGAGTTTGTAGGATACGATACACTAGAAACACCAGTAAAAATCACTCGCTACCGTAAGACGGAGAGTAAAAAAGATGGGGAGCTATACCAATTAGTATTTAATCTTACTCCATTCTATCCAGAAGGAGGAGGGCAAGTAGGAGATAAAGGATATCTAGAAACTCCTAATGGAGAGGTTGTTTATATCATTGATACTAAGAAAGAGAATAATTTAATTATACACCTTGCTAAAAATCTTCCGCGATCTACAGATGGAACATTTAAGGCAGTGGTAGATGCAAAGCAACGTAGTCGTACAGCTGCAAACCATACAGCAACACACTTATTACACCAAGGCTTACGTAAGGTATTAGGTACACACGTGGAGCAAAAGGGTAGTATGGTACATAGTGGGAATTTACGTTTTGACTTTGCACACTTCTCAAAAGTTTCTAAAGAAGAACTTAAGGAAGTAGAAGATTTTGTAAATGCACGTATACGAGAAAATCTTTCACTAGAAGAGCAGCGAGGTATTCCTTATGATCAGGCAGTACAAGAAGGTGCCATTGCATTATTTGGAGAGAAGTATGGAGATGCGGTGAGAACCATCCGTTTTGGGAAGTCTATGGAGCTTTGTGGAGGAACTCACGTACCAAGTACAGGAGAAATCTGGCATTGTAAGATTACCTCAGAAGGTGCTGTAGCATCTGGAATACGTCGTATAGAAGCAATCACAAGTGATGCAGCAAAAGATTATTTTACATCAGAAACTGAAGCTTATAACAATGTAAAAGCTACGCTTAAAAACGCACAAGATCCAGTAAAAGCAATTACTAGCTTACTAGACGAGAATACAGCTTTGAAAAAACAAGTAGAAGCACTCATAAAAGAGAAAGCGCAACACTTAAGCGGTGATCTTGCTAAAGAGTTTACAGATGTAGATGGTGTTGATTTCCTTGCCAAAAAAGTAGACCTAGATGCAGGGGGAATCAAAGACCTTGCATTTAAACTAGGAGAAAATAAAGACAATGTCTTTATCCTTTTTGGTACAGAGCAAGATGGTAAAGCATTATTGAGCTGCTATATTTCAAAGGAGCTAGTAGCTTCTAAGAAATTAAATGCGGGTACTGTGGTGCGCGAACTAGGAAAGCACATCCAAGGTGGAGGTGGAGGACAACCTTTCTTTGCAACCGCAGGAGGGAAAAACCCAGCAGGAATAGACGCCGCAATAGCTGAAGTGAAAAATTACTTGGTTTAA